The proteins below are encoded in one region of Peribacillus muralis:
- the sufD gene encoding Fe-S cluster assembly protein SufD: protein MTTETKLPFEQEDISSYSAKNNEPAWLSELRIQAFSELEKLPMPKPDKTKIDKWNFTSFKTHAVQSEAFASLEELPEEIKSIIEENGNLYIQRNNTPALINLSASLKEQGVIFTDIFTAARDHSDLVQKYFMKDGVKVDEHRLTALHAALVNGGAFLYVPKNVEIKEPIQSVFLLDNPDATLFNHVLIVAEDNSSVTYVENYFSNVESNEGIANIVTEVFANANAKVEYGAVDTLSKGFTTYVNRRGVAGRDAHIEFALGLMNDGNTISDNITYLMGDGSHGDTKSVVVGRGEQKQNFTTAIIHYGKRSDGQILKHGVVKDSASTIFNGIGKIEHGATKSNAEQESRVLMLSEKARGDANPILLIDEDDVTAGHAASVGRVDPLQLYYLMSRGITKKEAERLVIHGFLAPVVNQLPIEGVKKQLVAVIERKVQ, encoded by the coding sequence ATGACTACAGAAACCAAATTACCGTTTGAACAAGAGGATATCAGCTCTTATTCAGCTAAAAATAATGAGCCAGCCTGGCTTTCTGAGCTTCGGATCCAAGCTTTTTCGGAATTGGAAAAGCTGCCGATGCCAAAGCCGGATAAAACGAAAATCGACAAATGGAACTTTACTTCATTCAAGACTCATGCGGTTCAAAGTGAAGCTTTTGCTTCATTGGAAGAGCTTCCGGAAGAAATCAAGTCCATCATCGAAGAAAATGGAAACTTATACATTCAACGTAATAACACGCCGGCACTTATCAATCTGTCAGCTAGCTTGAAGGAACAAGGCGTCATTTTCACGGATATTTTTACGGCTGCTCGTGATCATTCTGACCTCGTGCAAAAATATTTCATGAAGGACGGCGTGAAAGTAGATGAGCATCGTCTAACCGCACTGCATGCTGCGTTAGTCAATGGGGGAGCATTCCTTTATGTTCCGAAAAATGTGGAAATCAAAGAGCCGATCCAATCGGTATTCCTGTTGGATAATCCAGATGCTACACTTTTCAACCATGTATTGATCGTAGCCGAAGATAATAGCTCGGTAACCTATGTGGAGAACTATTTCTCGAATGTTGAATCTAATGAAGGAATCGCCAATATCGTAACTGAAGTATTTGCCAATGCAAATGCGAAGGTGGAATACGGAGCGGTCGATACGTTATCAAAAGGTTTTACTACCTATGTTAACCGCCGTGGAGTGGCGGGGCGTGATGCACATATTGAATTTGCGCTTGGTCTTATGAATGACGGTAATACCATTTCGGATAATATAACATACCTAATGGGCGATGGCTCACATGGGGATACTAAATCCGTCGTAGTCGGACGCGGAGAGCAAAAGCAAAACTTCACGACTGCCATCATTCATTATGGCAAACGTTCCGATGGACAAATCCTTAAGCATGGCGTTGTGAAGGACAGTGCTTCGACGATTTTCAATGGAATCGGCAAAATAGAGCATGGTGCTACAAAGTCCAATGCCGAGCAGGAATCACGGGTGCTTATGCTGAGCGAAAAAGCGCGTGGTGATGCCAATCCGATTCTTTTGATTGATGAAGACGATGTAACGGCTGGTCATGCCGCTTCAGTCGGTCGTGTCGATCCGCTTCAACTGTATTATCTAATGAGCCGTGGTATCACGAAGAAAGAAGCCGAACGGCTTGTCATTCACGGATTCTTGGCCCCTGTTGTCAACCAGCTTCCTATTGAGGGAGTTAAAAAGCAATTGGTCGCGGTCATTGAAAGGAAAGTACAGTAA
- a CDS encoding cysteine desulfurase, with amino-acid sequence MNPYEIRKLFPILDQEVNGQPLVYLDSAATSQKPAAVIEAIEQYYRGYNSNVHRGVHTLGTKATDAYEGAREKVRKFINASSTEEIIFTRGTTTSLNTVARSYGGANVREGDEIVISYMEHHSNIIPWQQLAKEKGAVLKYLPLQEDGTISLDDVRATITDATKIVSIMQVSNVLGVINPVKEIAKIAHEHGAIMVVDGAQSTPHLKVDVRDLDCDFFAFSGHKMVGPTGIGVLYGKKELLEKMEPVEFGGEMIDFVGLHESTWKELPWKFEGGTPIITGAIGLGAAIDFLEEIGLDHIERHEHKLAAYAIEKMSAVEGLTIYGPKDAEKRAGVVTFNIDDVHPHDVATVLDADGIAVRAGHHCAQPLMKWLDVSSTARASFYLYNTEEDIDKLVSGLVKTKEYFSNVF; translated from the coding sequence ATGAACCCATACGAAATTCGTAAGCTTTTTCCAATATTAGATCAAGAAGTCAACGGTCAGCCATTAGTTTATTTGGATAGTGCTGCAACCTCTCAAAAACCGGCTGCAGTGATTGAAGCGATTGAGCAATATTACCGCGGCTACAACTCGAATGTTCACCGCGGAGTGCATACACTAGGGACAAAAGCTACGGATGCGTATGAAGGTGCACGTGAAAAGGTGCGTAAATTCATTAACGCTTCTTCTACAGAAGAAATCATCTTCACGAGAGGTACGACGACCTCTTTAAATACGGTAGCAAGAAGCTACGGTGGAGCCAATGTAAGAGAGGGAGACGAAATCGTCATCTCTTACATGGAGCACCATAGCAATATCATTCCGTGGCAGCAGCTTGCAAAAGAAAAAGGCGCTGTACTGAAGTATCTTCCACTTCAGGAGGATGGTACGATTTCCCTTGATGATGTAAGGGCCACAATTACCGATGCAACGAAAATCGTTTCCATCATGCAGGTCTCGAATGTACTTGGCGTTATCAATCCCGTGAAGGAAATCGCGAAAATTGCCCATGAACATGGTGCGATAATGGTTGTCGACGGGGCGCAAAGCACACCTCATTTAAAAGTAGATGTCCGCGATTTGGATTGTGATTTCTTCGCCTTCTCAGGACATAAGATGGTCGGACCTACGGGTATCGGCGTATTATATGGTAAAAAAGAACTTCTTGAAAAAATGGAGCCGGTCGAATTCGGCGGGGAAATGATCGATTTTGTGGGGCTTCATGAGTCTACATGGAAAGAACTCCCGTGGAAATTCGAAGGCGGCACACCTATCATTACCGGTGCCATCGGTCTTGGGGCTGCCATCGATTTTCTGGAAGAAATCGGCTTGGATCATATAGAACGTCATGAACACAAACTGGCGGCATATGCGATCGAGAAAATGTCTGCAGTTGAAGGCTTGACGATATACGGTCCAAAGGATGCAGAAAAGCGTGCGGGCGTAGTGACCTTCAATATTGATGACGTACATCCACATGACGTCGCCACCGTTCTTGATGCAGATGGAATAGCTGTCCGTGCCGGTCATCATTGCGCCCAGCCATTAATGAAATGGCTAGACGTATCATCGACAGCAAGGGCTAGCTTCTATCTCTATAACACGGAAGAAGATATTGATAAGCTTGTATCCGGGCTTGTTAAAACGAAGGAGTATTTCAGCAATGTCTTTTGA